A genomic region of Gemmatimonadota bacterium contains the following coding sequences:
- a CDS encoding phytanoyl-CoA dioxygenase family protein: MSSNGAFIIDKNLGARLDENQADLTRVNADGRDVIPPTDEQKYLFDKDGWLLIPGVLSEAECAEMRAFCLQLHHDPESIPERERSALGGPLQSLTDHPRVVGFMNEFLAYPGLSNQICYGFRQESATLFYREAGDGEFGPHNGNGMLRLPGDSHLYRCIPGKANSALTRVVWELNPVEEGNGTLLVTGSHKSVFPTPSSIQSPDSPIWDTYTCPAGSLMFFTEALTHSGRPWVSEKYPRVAIFSCYNSVNSRWHNWDPHPELLASMPPLRQTLYRGVYVGNNLVGGVML; encoded by the coding sequence ATGTCATCCAACGGAGCGTTTATCATCGACAAGAACCTGGGCGCGCGCCTGGATGAGAACCAGGCCGATCTGACCAGGGTGAACGCCGACGGTCGGGACGTGATCCCGCCGACGGACGAACAGAAGTACCTGTTCGACAAGGACGGCTGGCTTTTGATCCCCGGGGTGCTTTCCGAAGCCGAATGTGCGGAGATGCGGGCGTTCTGCCTGCAACTGCACCATGATCCGGAATCCATACCTGAACGAGAGCGGTCGGCGCTCGGCGGTCCGCTGCAAAGCCTGACGGATCATCCGCGGGTGGTGGGGTTCATGAACGAATTCCTGGCCTATCCCGGCCTGTCCAACCAGATCTGCTACGGTTTCAGGCAGGAATCGGCCACTCTGTTCTACCGGGAAGCCGGAGACGGCGAGTTCGGGCCCCACAACGGGAACGGCATGCTGCGGCTCCCCGGCGACTCCCATCTCTACCGCTGCATTCCCGGGAAGGCCAACTCCGCGCTGACCCGGGTGGTCTGGGAGTTGAACCCGGTGGAGGAGGGGAACGGCACGCTCCTGGTAACCGGCAGCCACAAGTCCGTCTTTCCCACGCCGTCCTCCATCCAGTCGCCGGACTCGCCGATCTGGGATACATATACCTGTCCGGCTGGATCGCTGATGTTCTTCACCGAGGCCCTGACGCACAGCGGAAGGCCGTGGGTCAGCGAGAAGTATCCGCGCGTCGCCATTTTCAGCTGCTACAACTCCGTCAACTCCAGGTGGCACAACTGGGATCCCCATCCGGAGCTGCTCGCCTCCATGCCGCCCCTGCGCCAGACGCTCTACCGCGGCGTCTACGTGGGGAACAATCTGGTGGGGGGCGTGATGCTCTAG